The sequence TTTTCTAGCAAGGTGTGAAGAATGCCAGAGGAATCAACACCGCGTATAGCTTCAATTGCACTTCTTGCAATGGGCTGCTTATGCGCGATGATGGCGATTGTTTCGATACCTGCTTGTGAGAGCTTCTCTGTTCTTTTGTGCCCACGTAGTTTTTCAATATAGGGGCTAAAAGCAGTAGATGTTCTTAAGATATACCCTCCTGCAATCTCGTCGAGTTGAAAAGCGTGCTGATGGTGTGTGTAATTTTCTTTTAATAAATTAATGAATTCTTTTGTTTCTATTTCAGAATAAGGATAGAAGTCTTGCAAGATCTCATGAATTTTCTGCAGGGAAAGAGGGTCGCTTGATGAAAATAAGAGTGCTTCAATCACGCGCTTTGCATGTTGCTTTCTTTCTTTTTCGTTGAGATCTTTTAGAGAATTATTCATCAATCACCATTTTGATTAGGTATTCAGAAGTAACAATTGCTTTTTGCTCCTTCATGAGTTGTAAGAGGGCAAGAAAGCTTACAATTAATTCATCTTTAGATTTGTCTAAAGAGAAGTATTCTTGAAAGAAGATGCTTTTTTGAGAAAAGAGCAAATTTTGAAGAGATAAAATATAATCGGAGAGTAGAAGAGCGCTCTCTTGAATTTTTTTAGGGATAACTATTTGTTTTTTTAAAAGCTTTTCAAATGCTTGCATGAGTTCTTCTAAAGAGAGAGTATTTGTGGCAAGAGCGGGCTTTTCTTCCAATATAGTGACTCCTCTTGGATAGAGGCTCTCCTCTTTTCCCTCGATATCGCTTAATTTTTTCGCAAGATCTTTGAAAGAGCAGTATTCGATGATATCTTTTAAGATAGACACGTAAGATTC comes from Chlamydiales bacterium and encodes:
- the scpB gene encoding SMC-Scp complex subunit ScpB; protein product: MNNSLKDLNEKERKQHAKRVIEALLFSSSDPLSLQKIHEILQDFYPYSEIETKEFINLLKENYTHHQHAFQLDEIAGGYILRTSTAFSPYIEKLRGHKRTEKLSQAGIETIAIIAHKQPIARSAIEAIRGVDSSGILHTLLEKELIEIVGKQEVPGRPSLYGVTKKFLHYFGIKSIQELDSLGKREIAYKS
- a CDS encoding segregation/condensation protein A — translated: MNLIPTITLENFEGPLDLLLHLIQRDEINIYTVEIQTIIKNFLEELLKSHESSVDSGAEFLGGASSLLLLKSKKLLPNLKGDEKEEVESYVSILKDIIEYCSFKDLAKKLSDIEGKEESLYPRGVTILEEKPALATNTLSLEELMQAFEKLLKKQIVIPKKIQESALLLSDYILSLQNLLFSQKSIFFQEYFSLDKSKDELIVSFLALLQLMKEQKAIVTSEYLIKMVIDE